The DNA sequence ATCTATCAGCATAGCCAGGAGGTTGATCCATATAAACCTCTTCATCAAGAAGACCATGCAAAATATGAGAAACCTCTTTGCATTCTTTATCCTGTGTTGTTCAAATTTTGCCAGCAACAAAACATTTTGGTGGATCAGGTTAGAAACAATCATCAGAACATCTCTTTTACTAGGTGCTTGGTAGACGATCTGCTTTATGAGTGGCAAAAAATCTTGAGTGATATGAGAAAAGTTAATTTTACTCCTGATCATGATTCAGTTGTTTGGAAAGTTGGAATTGCTGGAATTTTCAGTGTGAAATCTGTTTATAATGCTATGACATCTGATGAATCTGGTCCTTCTCATAGTAAAATTTGGAAAAGCAAAATACCTGCTAAAATCAATATTTTCCTCTGGCTCCTTCTTAATAATGCGATTTTAACGAAGGACAACTTAATTAAAAGAAAATGGATTGGTGAACCAACATGTTACTTTTGTGATCAGGATGAAAGTGTTTCTCATCTCTTTTTCCATTGTAGTACAGCTAAGGCTGTTTGGGCCATTGTTGCTCATTGCATTGGTGCTAATAATATCCCTAATACTCTTAACCAATGCTGGACATGGTGTGAGTGTTGGTTACCTTCTGGCAAACAGTTTCATACTTTGGGCATAGCTGCCATTTGCTGGGCAATCTGGAAAACTAGAAACAAATGTTGTTTTGAaggaagaaaaataaaaaatcctgCTGAGATTATTTGTTATGCATGTGCCCTCATGACATATTGGGCAGGTCTGTTCCCGGAGATGGACAAGGAGGAGCTTCAAGCTGGAGTGACTACAATGTTGCAGATCGCCACCAAGCTGTTACTCAAGTCAAAGAAGGGAGATGGCACTCTATTCCTGAAAGAGAGTCCGGATGACAGTTCTCAGGACTGAGGTGTTTCGGGGTTTGAAAGATGGCTTTGTGTGTGCTACCTTTTTTGGAGAATGTATGGTGTTGCTGTTGGTTTGGCTACCTTTTAGACTTGTGGTTTCTGGGCAAACTTTCTTAGGTTAAAACAGAAGTTGTGAGAGGCCCCGCTCTATTCTTTCTTAGCTTTCTCGCTTTTCTGCAACAGTCTTGAATGAACCGATGTATTTCCGTTGCACGTTAATGGAAATGGGGGTTGCCTCCGgttcgaaaaaaaaagaagaccaTGCAAAAATGCATTTTGTACATCCAATTGCCTCAAAGTCCATCCCTGAGTGACTGCAATGGACAAGATGAGTCTGATTGTTGCCGCCTTAACTACCGGACTGAACGTATTCTCATAATCAATTCCATATCGTTGCTTAAAACCCTTTGCAACCAAACGGGCTTTGTAGCGTTCAACCGTGCCATCTGACTTTCTATTCACCTTGTATACCCATTTGCAGCCGATCACATTTTTACCCTGAGGCCGGGGAACAAGTCTCCAAGTCTTGTTTCTTAGTAGCGCCTGGTGCTCAGAATCCATCGCAGCTGCCCATTTTGGATCACTCATTGCCTCTGCAATTGACACTGGTTCCTCTGGACTGATGACAACCTGATTGCACCACTTGACTGTGCCATCGGTGTAGACCTTTGGCTTGGAGATCCCATGCTACGACCTTGTGACAGGACGTGGCACAACAGGAAACTCACCAGCCAGTGCCGCACCGGATTGCTGACCAGACACAACTGATCCAGCGTGATCCTCCTCAGAAGAAACAGTGCCGATGCACGGATCTGAGTGTGGCCCAGTAGACCCGTGAGCCTGATGTTTCGGGAGAGGTCGGCGCAGAAGATCCCGCAACAGCCGCCGTATCCAACCCGGCACCCATACCCTGCGTCGCAGGGGTCGAGATTGATCCCCCGATAGCCGCCGACTCCCCGCCAAATGGATCCACCTGGGATCGCACGCCGGTCGCTGTGCTCCCAATCAGGGAACACATGCGATATAAGCCTCCGTTGTCACCTTGATCGCCACTGTGTGCTCCCATGCCAGCATCATTTTCTTCCAGATTTTCTCCTGCATTCAGcacatctccaaacaaaccttgTGAAGCATTAGTAGGTACAGAAGAGTGCACATTTGGGTCAAGTAAATTGTCACTCCCATAGGTTGGGTTTAAGAGTATATTGGGTAGGAGTCGAAGCTCAGCTCTGAGCTGTGCACCGGCATTAGGATGCATGGAAGCGAAAGGAAATACTTGCTCATCAAAGACTATGTCCCGAGAGACATAAACACGGCCTTCAGCAGGATCTAGACACTTAAAGCCTTTGTGTAAAGTACTATACCCAAGAAAAACACAAGGTTTAGATCTAAACTCTAGTTTCCTTGAGTTGTAGGGACGGAGATTAGGCCAGCAGGCACACCCGAATGTTCTGAGAGAAGAGTAGTTAGGGTGTTTACCAAAAAGTCGAAGGAAAGGTGTATCATTGTTTATGACTTTAGATGGTAGACGATTAATTAGGTAAACAGCAGTAGAAAAGGCTTTATCCTAGAACTTTAACGGCATAGAAGAATGAGACAGAAGTGTGAGACCCATTTCGACAATATGCCTGTGTTTTCTCTCTACGGATCCTTTTtgctggtgtgtgtgtgtgtgtgtgtggacaCGACACATGATGATTTATCCCGATACGCTTAAAGAAGGAGTTGAGAGCTTTGGTACTCTCCACCCCAATCAGTTTAGAATTTTGCATTCAAATTGTCTCTCAACAAGAGATTGAAAATCATGAAAGCATTGAAAAACTTCGGACTTATGGCGCAACATGTAAATCCAAACAAATTTGCTGTGTTCATCAATAAAGCTGACATAAAACTTGTGTCGTCCAACAGATGCGGGTGCAGGACCCAGACATGAGAGAAAATTAAATCTAGAGGCCTAGATGAAACACTACTAGACCTGACATAAGGCAATTGATGAGCTTTGCCTTGCTGACACGCATTACATACGTGATCTTTATTTTGACTTTTGACAAAAGAAAGCTTGTGGCGACTCAGGATTTGCCTAACTACAGGAGTAGAGACATGACCGAGCCTATTATGCCACAATGAGATTGATGGACGAGCAGTGCTGAGTGCTCTCTTATTCGGGGACAACTTATTCGAAGATGATGATCGCAGAGGATATAGGCCACCCTCACACTTGCCTCTGAGGAGAGTTCTCCTCGTCTCCTCCTCCTTGATATCGAAGTAGCTAGGATGAAATTCAAGAAAAACACCATTATCACGAGTAAGATGATGAACAGATGCAAGATTTTTATTAGCTTTAGGAACGTGAAGAATGTTTTTCAGATGAATATTTGTGGAAGGGGAGTGCAAAATACTATCAACCAGTATGTGTGATCTCCATACCTGAACCATTTGCGGCATGAACTTGATCTCCTCCATGGTACTTATCCCGTACCGTCAGTCTCTCCAGATCCCTCGTGATATGATCAGTCGCACCAGTGTCCATGTACCAGTTTGAGTCGACACCTTAGGAGTTCGTAGTTGCAGTCGATGCTGACTTTTGTGGTGGTCCATTGAAGTTTGCATTGAAGCGCTTGAAGCACTTCACGACGGTGTGTCCCTCCTTCTGGCACAGCTGACAGAAAACACCAGCAAGGAAGGTAGATCCTTGTGGACGAGCACCACCGCATCCATTCTTGAAGCCACGGATGAATCCACCACGCCCTCTGTCTCCACCATGGCCTCCTCCACGAGGCTGGCTGTTGCGGCCTCCCTTGGCCACCATGTTCGCAGCAGATTGCTGCACACCGCCATTGCGCATCTCCATCCTGGACTCAAAACTGGTCAACTGAGTATAAAGCTCACCAAGTGAGATTGGTTCAACGCGTGACGCCACCGCCGACACCACCGAGTCATACTCCTCGCCAAGTCAAGTGAGGATGTAGGAGATCAACTCCTCATCTTCTAGCTTCTTCCCGGCCGACGCCATCAGGTCAGCCAGGGTCTTGATTTTCTGGTAGTACTCCGCAATCGACGAAGTGCCCTTTGTCGCCGTGGCGAGCACCATCCGAGTGCTAATGATGCGCGCACGAGACTGCGACGCAGACATAGACTCGACTTGCCAGATATCAACTCGCTGGATTACAAATATGTATCAAGCTATATATCTAGAAGTGTACGAACACATGATCTTTCGCCCTGGATTATTGCATACTGGTCAGTAAAGATTTCTATATCACCATTAGTTTAATTGCATCTCTGTTGTGTACCCCTTGTACAAGCAACTTATGGGCTCATGTCTTACATAATTTTTTATACTGTGTGTTGGTTCAAATGCCAATGAGTATTGTCCTGGTCTAATTTAAAGTACAAGTGATTTGCAAGAAATATGTTGTAATGAAATACTCCTAACACTCAATTTTGTCCAGAGATGCAACTTTCTCTCCTCACCACATCTCATTTCTTCTGTCATGTTAAATGACTGTTATTGCCTGTTGTTAGTATTTACAAAATTCTTGTAGTACTAATTAATCATTACATTTTAATAAAGCAGAGATGACTTCTGTTCTAGTGTGCTACAGCTGTAGGTCCTTGCGAATGGTTTTTCTGAATGCAAGACATTTGACAATTTTACTGCAATTTTTTTCTGAGTGCTGATTGACAGTTTGTAGCACAGTAGCAGTTCTGTGGAACCTGGGGCTGCATGTCAGCATCACCAACAGCAGGTAGGCAAGCAAGTAGGTCGTCATCAACATTCAGTAAAGCTGCAGTTCTCATCTAGTCCTCATATTTGTGAAATGTGCCTTTTGCTGGTTCAATGTATTTGCTAGCATGGCTGGTTAGAGAGGCAGAAATGAAATAAAAGCAGAGGAAAGTTATATTACAGAGAAAATGAGCCCATCGTTATTTGTGTTTTCCAGGAACTGCAGTTTACAGAAAGAAGGAAGAGACATTGCATAGGAAGGTCCAAGATGCAGACTACAGAATCAAAAGGTATGTACTGCCTCTAGGAACTGCAGGTTATTTTGTGTTGTCCAGGAACTGTAATTTTCTCCGTTCAGTAAATCTTCATCATTGATAGCTGTTGTTGCTGCTATCTGTTCTCTCCTTCAGCAGTCAGGTTACTCAGTTTCAAAAACTTGGTGTTCAATATGCAGTTCAGTGTATTGCTCATGAGAGCAGACTTTTAGAGTTTCAGTTTAGTAAATAATCTGAATTTCACTGAATATCAAAAAGAAGCTTCCTATGTAGGGTATTCTTCCTAATGCAGCACTTGTTGCAAGCTATCTGAATTCTGCTCAAGTCTATCAAGTGCCATTAACATGCTTCCAAATCCTGTCAGAACAAAGTAGAACTACAACCAGGGAAGTGGCAAATGCATTTATTTGTTGGAACCTATCTTTTGTTATTTCTGATGCCTGGGGGTGATGGTCCAAGCTGACGACACAGTCTGACACGCAGATTGTCATAACAAAGCAGCCGGACAACGCCCAGGCTTCTTCGGCTCCAAAACTCCTCGACGGTCCACAACGCACCGCTGCAAAGGCCCTCCTAGACTCTGGCACGTGTAGACCGACCATCTCATTATATAAGGGATGTGATCGGACCTAGGAGCGAGAGAGAGATCAATCACCCGACTCTGTTCCATTCGCCTTTGCTCAGCATCCGAAGTAAGGCAACCCACCGAGTGGCGCCAgaggctcctcctccgccatccTATCATCTCCTTCCTCGCTGACGATGGGGAGACTCCACCGGCGGTGAGGCAAACCATAGGATTAGCACCAAGCTAACCCCTACCaaacctcttctttcttttacaCTTTGTTAACCCCTCCAGATTTTGGGTGCTGTTGCACATAAGAATCATCAAATGCTGGACATAGGGACCGAAACCAGGATAAACTGTTGCGTCTTCTCTATGTGATTCTTGTGTTCCTGAGTCCACCagagccaccagagatccataCTCTGACACCAATTTGAACAGCATGCTTGCCGTGGTTTTGACCCCACGATAGGCGGCGCTATGGGAGAATAGAGAGAGAGGTGGTTTGGAAGCCCGATAACCCTATATTCCATTTTGGGCATACTTTCTAAAATGGGCCTCTTAGGAGGTCTGCCTCTAGAAAAAGGACACCTTTTCAAAGGCAGGCATCGTTATTCAATATTAGGAAGCAACCATTTTTCAAAGGGTTTCCTAAAATGAATAGAAGTCTACAGTCCATTTCTAGAGACGCCATCAAATTTTACCCATCTCTATAAATAAATATGCTGGCCTCCAACTTGTTTTTTGTAGTTGTCGTATGGGACGAGGACAGTTATTAGGAGCGAGCATAGGTTGCTTAGTGGCACACAGAAGGGCTAGCATGGTCACAGACGATTGAGAGCGCAGCGATGACTGTGGGTGTCTTTGATGAGTGATAGTTGTATGCGCATGGCCGATCGGTAAGCATGGTGCAGCATTGCTGCTGCCATTGCAGACAAGCATGGTCACAGCTGCTTCCTAACATCAGCGAGAGGACAGCGGGGGCCTATGGATAGAGGGAGTCTATGTGGCCTCAACATGCAACAAGCGGTGCGTCATGGCAAGCACAGAGGACACCTCTCAAAAAACACGCAACAAGCAGTTTTTTCTCTGGCTTTTGCAGCCAAAATCATCATTTGTCCATTGAGAAATCATTTTTGTATTGTCTCTTCTGTTAATCTCTTGCTGCAATGGCATCCTCATTGATGGCAAGAAGCCACTTGTGTCAGTAGTGCCCTTAGTTCATTGTTACATGCATCCATTGTTTTTCCTAGTACAAAGTAACTTTGTCGGGTGTCTGTTGCATCCTTGGCCACTTTGCAGCACTATTCCCTATTCAGTTTTAGAAATTGATGAGTTAACTCGTTGTCTAGCGATGTTTGTGTGCAGTGGGAACGAATTAAATATAGCATCATGTGCATCTAGGCAATAAATGACCATGTTTATCGTGTTTCTATCCAACAGATGCTTGCGTTGCATTGCTTAACGTGGTCAGTAGCATTCCCATTTAGCGGAACTGGACATGCAGTGGACAGAGGAGTGCCCCGAGACGCACGTCACCGACTGGGTTGGGGTGGGGAGCAAAAGGGATTGGAGTGGTTGGAGGGTGATAGGACAGGGAGCTCAGAGAAGTGGAGGTGGCGGTGCTCTAAAGGGAGAAGAGGACTACGGAGAGGAGGGGAGAGAGAACTATTCAGAGATGAGAGAGGACCGGCATGGTGTGAAAATGGAGGGTGGTGATGTGGGAGCCCGAAACCCTatgtttgttatagacaagtgatTCTAGTAATGTGATTTTTGGGCATTGGACCTATTTTCTAAAACGAACGTGTTAAGAGGTCTATATCTAGAATGGACAACTTTTTCAAGGACGGGCCTTTGTCAATTAAATTTTGGAAGGGGTGCTTTTTTGGAGGGCCATTGAAAATGAATAGACCGTCTCTTCAGTCCAGATCGAGTCCATTTCTGGAGATGCCATCAAATTTTGCCCACCTCCATAATTAAAACTGCTAGTCTCCAAAAATCTTTTTATTAGTCGACAACAACAGTTATGTGAGCAAGCATAGGTGAGCAGAATGGCACACGGAACGGCTAGCATGGCCATAGGCGATTCGGAGCCAAGCAATTGCCAAGGGTGACTTTGAGTGGCAGCTCTACATGCATGTCATCTGAGGCAGAGCTTCGACAAGGTGCAGCATTCTGCTGTCACAAGCTAATAATATAGCAGTAGCTCGGTAATACCAGCGAGAGGATGGCAGGCCTACGGATGGAAACGAGACTATATGGCCCCAACACGAAACAAGCAGGGTTTTATTTGCtttgggccgtgtttagttcctgaagaGAAAAATTTTACgacaatgtagcactttcgtttgtttgtggtaattattgttcaaccatggactaactaggctcaaaagattcgtcttataaatttcgaccaaattgtgtaattagtttttatttttgtctatatttaatactctatgcatgcgtctaaagattcgatatgacagggaatcttgaaaaaattttaggttttaagGTGAAAGTAAAAACAAGGCCAATGGCATCCTCAATAATGCCAAGAAACCACTTGTTCTAGGAATGCCCTTAGTTCCTTGGTAGAGCATCTCTAGGAGTTTAGTATAATTTACTTGATAAACTAATAAATATAGCAAGTTAATAAAAGAAACAGCTACTTTAAATTTTATTCTCCTCCAACACTAACCAATAATATGTttctaaaatttaaaaatttatagTAGGTTTTACATCTATTTGTTTTTTGTTTAGTAGAGCCGATCATGTCTAGGAGTGCCCTCAGTCCATTGTTTTTGCTGGTACAAAGTAACTTTTGGTGTTGCGTGTTGCATGCCAGCCAAGAAGCACCATTCACTGTTCAGTTTTACAAATGGATGAGTACGCTCGTTGTTAGCTATTGCGCCCATATATACCCGTGATGTTTGTGTGCAGTAGGAACGAATTAATACAGAATTAACTGCATCTAGGCAACAAAAAATAACCATCTTTATTATTTTGCCATCAAACTGATCTTGCGGTTATATACATTGCTTAATGTGGGCAGCAGCATTCCCATTTAGCCTCCTGTCCCTGGATGTAGTAGCTGTCTTTGGTTTTGAAGCCGTTTTCCTTGCACATCTGCTCACAGCCAGTCGGAGATAGTTTGTTATTGTTAGGGTAGCACGTCACTGACTTTGGCTCTGCATGCAACAAACTCTGTGGTGGTTGTCGAGGTGGATGCGGCGGCCCTGGCATTGGCGGCATTGGAGGGAGTGGAGGCATTGGCGGCATTGGAGGCATTGGTGGCATAGGAGGCATTGGCGGCATAGGAGGCATTGGTGGCATTGGAGGCATTGGTGGCGTTGGCATTGGCGGCGGCATAGGCGGCCAAGGGGGATGATGACCGCGTACGACCTGGGGCTGCTCTACCTGCAACAAACTGTGTGGAGGTGGTCTGTGTGGGGTTGGTTGAGGTGGATGATGCGCCCATGGCTTAAAATGACCGCTTACCACCTGGGGCTGCTCATGGCCTACACATGCATGAACACAGTTCAAAATAATCAAAACCCATTGATTTGTGCCGCCTCCACTTTCCTCTGACTTTGTTTTATGTCAATCTCTGTCAACATCTAGAACATCAAATAGTTTTAATAATTTTTCAATGAATATGTTTTAATACTGTATTTATTGAACTTGAACAtgctaatatttttttaaaagaacTTTATCAATGTTAGAGTAGTTTGACCTAGCACAAAACTAAACTATTATTAGAAAAAAACAAGGAGTAATATGTAACAATTCGATGTATAAGTATtaatctctctctctatatatatgtatatatatatataccttcaCATGATGGAGAGGTTGAACACATGATCACAAGTATCAGGGAAAATAAACATGTCAGGTATACATTTCTCACTGTATTGCATTTGATGACCGCCATACTATGAGAGGACAGTACTACTATTTCCCTTTTCTTCTCACTCTATTTTCCTGACTCACTTTctttagtgatgatgagaggTGCACTCCTTAAGCGTATATgtttttcttcttttgttgtGCAGTTGTTTATATAGAAGTATGGATCTATTTGAAAATTTGTTTTATTCatttataaattatttttataATACCAATATCTACATCTACCTACCTAGCTATCTACGCGTCTGTTTATATATTTATTCTATCAatctctatctatctatctacacATGTCTACTTTTTTATTTGTATCTATTTGTCTATCCCTACCTACCTACGCACCTTCCTACCTAGCTATCTCTATCTATCTTTTTGTCTCTATCTGTGTCTACCATCACAATTATCAATTTCATTTTATTTGTAtgtttatctatctatctagagACAAGGAACAATCTATCTATAGCCGATGCACTCTTAGCACTTGTGCTTGAGCCACATCATTAAAAATTCTATGCAACAAACCATCATGTAAACATAGACCACTACAAGATTTATGATACACAACACTCAGAGTCTATCACAGTATCCCTAAATTCTATCATAAAAGGCCATCTTTGGTGGAATTGCAAAGTAGCATGTATCAAGCGTTATATGTCAACTTCAAGCTATCCATGACAAATTATGACCATCATGGAATCCCTAGATGTCCACTTAGCCCAAGCTAGGCCCTATGGTCTATGACATGTAGGATGCCATGTTGGATGTTTGTCAATGACATATTTGAGTTGCCATTTAAGCGCCATGTGTTCCTCAGCACGGATGTTGTCGTGTTGTCAACGTGAATGCAGTCCAAATATACTTCATTCCAATTATGTCTTCCTAGAACTTTCGGCCATTTTTTAGGCAAAACTGAACCTACAGCACATGCAGCCTGGTAATGTGGATTGCTCAATTTAGCCTGTTATTAGATTTGAGCTCAACTCAAAATTACTGATAGATTCAAAAAAATATTTCCATTGTACCTTTTCATCCAAGTTCTATCATATCATCATTTCATCAACACAAGTTCTGATCATCAGCACATAATATTTAGGGGATACAC is a window from the Sorghum bicolor cultivar BTx623 chromosome 5, Sorghum_bicolor_NCBIv3, whole genome shotgun sequence genome containing:
- the LOC110435264 gene encoding homeobox protein ESX1-like, with amino-acid sequence MAVIKCNTVRNVYLTCLFSLILVIMCSTSPSCEGHEQPQVVSGHFKPWAHHPPQPTPHRPPPHSLLQVEQPQVVRGHHPPWPPMPPPMPTPPMPPMPPMPPMPPMPPMPPMPPMPPMPPLPPMPPMPGPPHPPRQPPQSLLHAEPKSVTCYPNNNKLSPTGCEQMCKENGFKTKDSYYIQGQEAKWECCCPH